In Pyrus communis chromosome 8, drPyrComm1.1, whole genome shotgun sequence, one genomic interval encodes:
- the LOC137743728 gene encoding NAC domain-containing protein 40-like: MGAVSKEAQLSIAASSMFPGFRFSPTDEELISYYLKNKLEGPVPGKNVEVISEVDICNFEPWDLPAKSVIRSENEWFFFSPRGRKYPNGSQSRRATEFGYWKATGKERNVKSSSNIIGTKRTLVFHIGRAPKGERTEWIMHEYCVNDKPQDSMVVCRLRKNSEFRLNDTTNQGCSSRTPLSTIQNDGNAVSEIGNDQGDKAVECNSKKSTSSHDSHSIEQIDSASDSYPKPVTDATQTDSNGHQKGSYDEDLYAEILNDDIIKLDESSVPAAHMMPVVANNSDAEHQSQQHMQATLSQAVPFQGTANRRIHLRKRKEKFCAESQNSSNSEQSRKASVNWMDDRHMLLYVFFVFLVLLAVFLSNF; encoded by the exons atggGTGCGGTTTCGAAGGAGGCTCAGCTTTCTATAGCTGCCTCTTCGATGTTTCCGGGGTTTAGGTTTTCACCGACCGACGAGGAATTGATTTCCTACTACCTTAAGAACAAGCTGGAGGGACCGGTGCCCGGGAAGAACGTGGAGGTCATCTCCGAGGTTGATATCTGCAATTTCGAGCCCTGGGACTTGCCAG CTAAATCTGTCATTCGATCGGAAAATGAGTGGTTCTTCTTTTCTCCACGAGGAAGAAAGTACCCAAATGGATCACAAAGTAGAAGGGCAACAGAATTCGGTTATTGGAAAGCCACAGGAAAGGAACGTAACGTAAAGTCAAGTTCTAACATTATTGGTACAAAGAGGACACTTGTGTTCCACATAGGTCGTGCACCAAAAGGGGAAAGGACAGAATGGATTATGCACGAGTACTGCGTAAATGATAAACCCCAG GATTCTATGGTTGTTTGCCGCCTCCGGAAGAACAGTGAGTTTCGTTTGAATGACACCACAAACCAAGGTTGTTCAAGTCGAACTCCTTTATCAACTATTCAAAATGATGGAAATGCCGTCTCTGAAATTGGTAATGACCAAGGGGATAAGGCAGTTGAATGCAATTCGAAGAAGTCTACTAGCAGTCATGATTCTCATTCTATTGAGCAAATTGATTCTGCATCCGACTCCTACCCAAAACCAGTAACAGATGCTACGCAGACAGACTCTAATGGGCACCAGAAG GGTTCTTATGATGAAGACTTGTATGCGGAGATACTGAACGATGATATAATCAAACTAGATGAATCTTCCGTGCCTGCTGCTCATATGATGCCAGTTGTTGCCAACAACTCAGATGCTGAACATCAATCTCAACAACATATGCAAGCCACTTTGTCGCAAGCAGTTCCTTTCCAAGGTACTGCAAACCGAAGAATCCATTtgagaaagagaaaggaaaagtTTTGTGCAGAATCACAGAACTCTTCCAACTCAGAGCAATCACGAAAAGCTTCAGTGAATTGGATGGACGATCGACATATGTTGttatatgtattttttgtttttctggtaCTGCTGGCTGTGTTTCTATCCAATTTTTGA